DNA sequence from the Parambassis ranga chromosome 1, fParRan2.1, whole genome shotgun sequence genome:
TCATGTGGAGCAAAAGTCAAATTGTTATCCTAATACCGTATCAAAAAGAACCTCTTATGCAAACAATCGACAGTACAGTGTACTATACTAAAATATAAAACTGAGCTTTTTGAGGGTGAAAGGGACGACTGGCAAGGAAATTGTTCAGAGGACATTTaatgtcatttattttgaaatccacAGCACACAGAATAGAATAAATCCTCATAATTAAATGCTCAAAAACACCAAGCTATGCTATGAATACACATTTAGCAGAAGACTGAGCCAGAACATATTTCATGGTGAATCACTCTTTGTCAGAACAGTGTAGGCTGCTGACAAGTACAtcatatttgtgttgttttattatgCATCCAGAGGAACGGGACACatggacagacagaccagaTTGAATGCATAGAAACATATCTGTGATAGAACCATACAATCCCCCCTGTTGGAGTAGAAGGAGGTGGGCTTGATGTAAGGCCAGTCAAAGTTCCGCAGGTTCAATGACTTTTGACAGTACTGGTCACTGAGAGCAACCAGCGCACGCACAAATGAGTATTTGGCTGAGCTGTTCACAGCCTTCACTGTGCGAACCTTGTCAAAGTGTAGCAGGAAACAGGGGTCGTCCTAAAGAGAAAGGAGTAAAAGTAAGAATTTTGCAGTCATGGTTTCAGGGTTTACCATGCACTAAGTCAAAATACACTGTCTTGTTGCTGCCTCTTGTTAGCCCACTTAGTGAATAAATACTGAATACAGAGgaaacaaataataacaataatataataCAGACTTGCTGTTACGTCATAAATTAATAACCTTTGACATGGCTTCACTTGATTTACATTATGATGCCTATGAAGGTTTCTTGCAATATatatttcacagaagtgtgagtGATACAAATCACACTTACCCAAATACATGATTCATTTGACATTTAATCATTAGCCATCAAAAATTATTTATATTCCTCTCAGGCGCCACAAAAAGTACcctttttattaaattaaagtaatgttaatattttatatttaaacaaaCCCAGGATGTAATTCTTTGAATAAATTATTGcttattattaaaatgtaaattacatTATTATGTCCGGATTCATAGGACCTTATGCCAATATGAAACATGGAAACTGCAATAAAATAGTTATTTACCACATCAGGGTCTCGTCCATCAACAAGAGTCAGGTCTTGTAGGGACCAGGTCTCCTTCCTGGTGTAGCAGTCCTGTATGCTGGAGCGTTTAGTCTTTGGCTTTTTGGATCCAGACTTTAGGGCTGACTTCTTTCCCTGACAAGCCACGATACATAACTGCACCACTTTGTTTTTTGAAACTGCAGAATCAAAAAACATATGATTACAATAAACATGTCACCTTTTAAGCATGTGGTTTAATACTACAAGCAGAGGGTGAAACTATTTTTGTCATTACAAATACTACTTTCATAATAATACTTTCATAGTAATAATCTGCCACTGCCTAATGTCAGTCAACATGAAAGCTGCTTACctgagacacaaagaaaatgcCTTCCATGCGAAGGCTCCTCAATCTCAATAAACTCCACCAGTCTCTGCTTTGCAGGTCGGAATAAGACTCTCTGCATCTCCTCCCTTTGAAGAGACGACATCACTGGAGAGAGAACGGAAGAAAagctcaggaaaaaaaagcttcacaaagatgaaaaacagaaaaaagaagaagatcgTGACTCTGGAGTACCCAGGACTCTGGTAGTTGGAAAGGGAGGTGGTGTTTCCTTCTGGTCAGACAGCGTGAAAGTATGTGGTTGTGGTTTGTGTGGACTgagcatacacacataaaacttCATGCTGTAATGGTCAGATGAGCCATGCTAATCTTTGATTGAAGTACTGCTTTCATACCAACATGTTCATCAGGGACTGAGCAGAAAGGGATCAATTAAAGACCAATCTCTTGAtcactttacatttttatgGCTTCAATTAAGATCCATTATAAAGTTATAAATGTTTCCTGCAAATATAGATTTCAGTGAAGTGTatgtgacacaacacacacatacacctaatTGCATGTTCCATCACAACAAACATGTGCAGCAGAcaatctctttctttctttctttcttttccgtGATCTTTTTGTCTCCATCCCACCCAGGCATATACAGACAGTGATACATAATGTGGCACAGTGCCCAAAATTTGTCTGTGATTAAACGGTTGTTGTGTGGGAAAAGGATGtcccacagcactctgcatgGTTTCCATTACCCTGTGGTAATTCAATATCTGAGAATAGGTACAAGCAGAGGAGAAGCACTTATATATGGAGGGTGAAGGGTAGGAGGGGGATTTTTACAAGCTCATAAAGGATGTTTCACTTCTTTAATGATCATGACTCCACAAGATAATTTGTTATATGTGCTGACAGGCATAAAGAGCATATTGTATGTCTTTGAGCAGTTTGTGAAAGGTTTCTGTGGGATGACTTTTCCATGAGCGAAACCACCTCAGAATGAACCCGTGCAAAGTGCTGATTTGATTTGTTTGCAGAAAGAGTGTGGCTCCATTGGATTTGTCACATTTGTGAAAACACAGATGAGTCGCTCTTCTGCTAagtgctttgttgttgttgtttttttcatggctTTTCATGCTTGCACTTGAAAGGCTTTTTGCCTCTGAGATGGAAAGAGGGATGGATAGGCAGGAAGTAAATATATGTGTTGAATCCTATGAATAACACATGAGGTTTATTGTACTTACTTATCATCACTTTATCCCAGTGTGATGTGCATTGAAAGGATTATCATTTATGCAATAATCAGAGAAATTCAAGAAATTCAAATGGTTGCATTTTGGAACACAtaagaatagaacagaataatTCTATTgtaagaaaatataataatgttttATCTAATCATAACACTGCAGGTGAGCAGCTAGAGGTTATTAGGGCTGATACAACATATATTAACTTATGCCAACAGGTAGACGgatgagtgtgaatgtctctgtgtgcgtggactggtgacctgttaccctgcctctcacctgtagaaagctgggatagactccagcccccTGTAACCCTGGACTgcaagatggatggatggatggttgttgtatggatggatggatggatggatggatggatggatggatgaaattTTAGAAAAACCTATAGCATCATAGTCCCCTTCTATATTTATACAGTCAGGCCAGCAGTCAGGATCTCATCTTTGTAGAACTTGGTGTCTTGGACCTACTTAAACCAGTACAAAGTTCTGACATCATCTCCTTCGTTTGTGAAAAGATGTAGTAGTTTGCAGGTCTTTAATCGGGTGAATAGGATGGGAGTTCAAACCCTTATTCCTGAATGGCCATGTTCAACTGATTTAAaaggacagagaaacagagctAGAGAAGCAGGTCGCCAAGATGTCCAGGAAATTGATGAGATACTGAATGAAATTGAGGAAGAATGTGAGCATTAAACAAAAGGCCATAAAAACAAGAAGCCTAAGAGGAGGTAAAACATGGATACAGGTGGGAAGATGTAacaaaggaaaaagaaggaaaattaGAAAGAAAAGAGCATGAAGAGATATAGGTTGTGGATGTAGAGATTAGTTAAGGAATGAATAATACAGATTATGCAGGAAGATGTGCTGACTGGGTGAAGGAGCGATAAGAAGGGACGTCATAGGCAGAATCCTTAAGAAGCAGATAAGGACTAATCTGAACAAACTACCAGAAAACTGGAAGTGATGACAGAAAGGAGAGAGCAGCTGGAgttcacacagaggagagatgctgaagacataaaaaaacaaggagacagagaaacagtaataataatactcTGAGAAGGAAGaattataagataagataagattaaatgcattattattaaattaaattaaatgcagttaagtacagagtataagagtataagtgtcactataatccaaaataagagtacagtacgcattatgagcacaatatatgatacatggatacaaatatggagatgtaaggtgctaagtaaacataaatatagacaaatggagggaatgacagtgatgcctgacatgattatctagcgcttctccccacagaaaggggaggagttatacagtctgatataaataaataaataaataaatgtataacaCCAATCAGCCTCTGGGAAACCCACCACAGAGCGTGGTGAATTTGGTGAAACTTTAACTTTGATAAACATTTAACTCTCCTAACATGCATCCTTTCATCTACATTCCTATTTCAGCTCGTGTTTTATTGTGCTTTagttttatattattaatttttaatataatgaTTATCTTTATAATGACTATTAATACAAAGGACTGTCAAGATAATTGACTCTATCATTACTgaaattaaagttttttttgtctttaccaATTTAAGGTGTAGATGTCCATGGAAGTAACGGTGATTACTTCCTTTCTATTGCTTGACTGAAGGGGGCAGTAAAGCTAAGTAGAAATGTTTTACTGTGCTGCAAGAAATTCATTTAACACAGTGGTATTTAAATTCTGGAAATTTAAATCTGTATTTGAACCTGCAGCACATCACATACTCCACTTACATATTGGTCTGTTTATCAGGCTTGTCATCCCTTGATCTGTAAAATAGAttattatgttttgtttgtcagtTTTAATGTTATAGCTGGTTGCTATATCTGCCTGTGCTCAGTGCTAAATGAAAAAGTGCTAATGAATGACTATAAAAAGCTGGTAAAGGCAGGTGGGGTGGGTACGACACAGTGAACAAACCTTAGGACCACTTGTTTATTTTTGATATGACTGATAGTGTCTCTTATTAACATAATATTCTCTAATCTATAAGGTTGTGATAATGTCAATAAATGTAATGTCAAAATTCACAATAATACATATTTAGGGGAACCTCAGCACACTATAGAAACAACGTCATGGCGTGAAGAGCTTGTGATTGGACGTCGATAGAAAGGGAAACCCCTTCCATCAGGCAGGGCCATCCCTATCTTGCTCTGCACCCTTCTGGCGACCATCCAATGTCACATTCACAGTCTGTTCACAGCCGTCTAAACGGCAATTCCACGCGTGTAATGCAATCATAATTGATCTGGCCTTTTGGTGTTGATTTATAATGTGGACCACATATGACGATGAATTTATGccaaaaatgtttaaattaaatgtCCAATTCTACTATGTCGGAAAGTGTGTATCGTTGTCGTTTTAAATGCATTACTTTGTCATTCAGAGGACGAGTCTCCACGTTGGAAAAGGACCCAGAGAACCGCGCAGTCATATCCCAGGATCACTCAGCGGTTCCCTCCGTTTTGCTACTGTACTCACAAAATAGAGCGCCCTACTGTCTCTATTGCGCATGACTGTACGTCGTAATATGAAGTAGGCCTCCTGTTTTTCTCCCCAACCCGGAGTCCTCCTGGCCCCCACCGCCTCGATGCACAGCTTAAGTAACCAAAACACGGAGGCTGCTGTCGATTATTCGTGAAGGTAGGATTTTAATGCATATACAAAGCCAGCGGTGGTCGTCTTTGTGACATAGCACGGCCGTTGTGGTGTGTGAACGGTGTTTTTGGCGTGCGGAAGCGGTCGGACTGCAGCGCAGGCTTCGGGACTGTTTCCGCAAGCTTGAGGGAGAGCAAGGCCCAGTGACCCACATTCAGAGCAGCCAGCGTCTATGTGTACGAGTGGGCGAGCGTGTGCGCGTATTcttgccagtgtgtgtgtacgcgtGTGCCCGCggactgtgtatgtatgtgtgtacatacatCTGCCGCGAAAATGTTTCCACCATCGCTGTTTTTGGACGTTTCTCCGCCGCAGACATTCATGTTTTGGTCGGCTTTTTCGAAGACCTTCCACCGCGCGGATGTTTAAGCTCAGGTTTCTCGCGGTGTTTAAAGACCAACGGTAATATTTTAGAGATTATTTTGTCTTCAATGTCAGTTGTTGCGTGACAGCTTCGGGCTCGGCGCAAGCTTGCCATGACATGGACTGGttttcctcctgtctgtttCACCGACGTGAACCGCTTCGCCTGTCATAACTGTGTCATTCAGTATTTGTGAGTAACGAGGTGAAACTGGGGCAGTAAGAGCATTAAATCTCTCTTGAATGGACAGTTTTCGGTAGCAAGCTtagttagcctgctagctagctaaatgGGTTGCTCTCTGTCGGTTGTATAACTAACACCTGTGGCACTAAAAGGTATATTAACTGTTAACCGTACATTATCCTATAGTTTATAGCTGTTGTTGTGATCCGCTGCTCTACACTCGGCCATATTGCTTGTATAGTATGTAGTTTATTCATTGGGAATGGTCTACGGCATCTTTGCCCAATGAAGAAGCTCAGCGTAATGAGGCTTCACTTACTGGCCATCAGGAATGCATGAGTGTAGGTCAGCATCCCAAATTAGAGCCGCCGGTATGGACCCCTTAACTTAGCCCGATGGATGTAGGGTTATGATAATAAGATAATATATGAGGGGTTTAGTGTTATCCATATGTTGTTTTACTGCAGCCACTGTGACCTTCCTGCTTATATCTTACTGCAACATGGTCTTAGATGGGGTTTATTGAGAGTCTGCTGGTGCTGGTCTGCTGTCCTGCTGGTGTGGGACTGTATGACatgtttttgaacattttttcaGACTAGTTTTCAAgttattttttctgttaaaaTAATATATGCATGACTGTTCAAGCACATAATTGCAACCATTTTCCATTTTCTAGCCATGGCTTCTCTCTATTAGGAACTGGGTTGAATTTGTAATTCACGGTTGGTCATgcttaaaaaaatatgtgtgtgtgtgtttggaccaCTGATGACCTGCAGTTCAGCACTACAGTTTTGATTAAGTGGTTTATTGAACCAATGAGTATGGAACCATGTATTACTTATTGCTAGATTTttgttgtgtatatatatatatatatatattgtatattgtatatattgttttgcagcttttaatattttgtttcttttgactCTGATCAAGGGGACAATAAATGAGAACTTTTATTTTCAGACATTTTGCAGCCAAAGGGACGTGTAGCAGCTGatatatttgcattttgttttgcaGGTGAGGCGTGGTTTACACATGAAGATTTGTCAGTGCCTAGGAGGCTAGGATCTAAAACGGCTAATTTTGCATACAAAAGACATTCCAAGAAGTAAGTTGAAATTCTATTTCATGAAATAGTAAATTTGTAAGCATAACGGTGGATTTGTTACAGTTGTATTGATGTTGTTTAACAGCTGTGATTCATTTAACTAGaatgtttatgtaaaaaaattttttttttttttttaattttttatgttAGTATTTATTAAGTTATTTGACTATACTTGTAACCACAGAGACAGTGATATTTGTAAGGGATTTTTCTAACGGACACCAAGTCCTGGTAATAGTTCTTTTTGAAACCTGTTGTACTTTCCATAACtgctttcattttattcacagGTTTGGTCAGCGACCAAGTCATTATCGCGGTCTGGTGCCCTCTTCTGACCCCAATGACCTCAAAACCTCTTTTGACCATAGAGTCAACTTTGACCCTAAACCCTTTTTCTGACCCCTGAGGAACTACATCAACTAGCCGTGTGCTTAAGCTGCAGTGTGGTGAGAAGTGACAACACACGTTGATGATGAAAAAGTTTGGAAATCTTAAGATATTTATCTTAAGATAAATGTTTcttaccattttgcatcatagGTTTTACAGAATACTAATAATTGTAATTGATATCTTATATCTATACACAT
Encoded proteins:
- the exoc1l gene encoding exocyst complex component 1-like, with the translated sequence MLSPHKPQPHTFTLSDQKETPPPFPTTRVLVMSSLQREEMQRVLFRPAKQRLVEFIEIEEPSHGRHFLCVSVSKNKVVQLCIVACQGKKSALKSGSKKPKTKRSSIQDCYTRKETWSLQDLTLVDGRDPDVDDPCFLLHFDKVRTVKAVNSSAKYSFVRALVALSDQYCQKSLNLRNFDWPYIKPTSFYSNRGDCMVLSQICFYAFNLVCLSMCPVPLDA